One window of Botrimarina mediterranea genomic DNA carries:
- a CDS encoding MarR family winged helix-turn-helix transcriptional regulator, giving the protein MPASSLKSDLRKRDGFDSPEQEAMLSVLRLSDRFSNRLGRLFREYGLTSSQYNVLRILRGEGKPLPSLEVADRMIQVVPAITGLIDRLEKQGLVSRERSAEDRRVVYVEITKRGLAVLAKIDDPLYELHRKLLGKMPRKELAELIRLLCRARESFEAAEV; this is encoded by the coding sequence ATGCCCGCTAGTAGCCTCAAATCCGACCTCCGCAAGCGAGACGGCTTCGACTCGCCGGAGCAAGAGGCCATGCTGAGCGTCCTGCGGCTGAGCGACCGGTTCTCGAACCGGTTGGGGCGGCTGTTCCGGGAGTACGGCCTGACGAGCTCGCAGTACAACGTGCTGCGGATCCTCCGTGGCGAGGGGAAGCCGTTGCCGTCGCTGGAGGTCGCCGACCGGATGATCCAGGTCGTGCCGGCGATCACCGGGTTGATCGACCGCCTGGAAAAGCAGGGCCTCGTTTCTCGTGAGCGTAGCGCCGAAGACCGCCGCGTCGTGTACGTCGAGATCACCAAGCGGGGCCTCGCCGTCCTGGCGAAGATCGACGATCCGCTCTATGAGCTGCACCGCAAACTCTTGGGCAAGATGCCGCGTAAGGAACTCGCCGAGCTGATCCGCCTGCTGTGCCGGGCGAGGGAGTCGTTCGAAGCGGCGGAGGTTTAG
- a CDS encoding APC family permease, which produces MSDPPSPDSALRRQVGVAGATLMGLGSILGTGVFVSIALGAAATGPSVVLAIGVAAVVAACNGLSSAQLAANHPVSGGTYEYGYRWLSPTLGFVAGWLFLCAKSASAATAALGFAGYALGLTAMPTNVPVSVVAVAVVVLLTSLVLSGLRRANWANVVLVSLTIGALAVFCIAGQPNALRSGGEHLTPLFQPAEADVAPFAGFLEACALMFVAFTGYGRIATLGEEVVEPRRNIPRAIVTTLVVSALLYAAVGFVAIAAVGAEALAAGVNEKPAPLETAARAFAGPAVANVVAVGAVAAMGGVLLNLILGLSRVVLAMARRGDLPRVLARVNGEAASPTAAVMTTGVVIAGLAALGSVKAAWSFSAFTVLGYYALTNLAALRLRPDERLYPVWTAWAGLASCLFLAFWVEPRVWLAGVGLIALGLVGRWIASRRPPR; this is translated from the coding sequence ATGAGCGACCCACCGAGCCCCGATTCCGCGCTCCGCCGCCAGGTTGGCGTCGCCGGGGCGACGTTAATGGGACTCGGGTCGATCCTCGGGACGGGCGTTTTCGTGAGCATCGCCCTCGGGGCGGCCGCGACCGGGCCGTCGGTGGTGTTGGCAATCGGCGTCGCCGCCGTGGTCGCGGCGTGCAACGGGTTGAGCAGCGCGCAGCTCGCCGCCAATCATCCCGTCAGCGGGGGGACCTACGAGTACGGCTACCGCTGGCTCAGCCCCACATTGGGGTTTGTCGCCGGCTGGCTGTTCCTCTGCGCGAAGAGCGCCTCAGCGGCCACGGCGGCGCTCGGTTTTGCCGGCTACGCGCTGGGTCTGACAGCGATGCCAACCAACGTCCCCGTCAGTGTCGTCGCGGTCGCGGTCGTCGTGCTTCTGACCTCGCTGGTGCTGTCGGGCCTCCGGCGTGCGAATTGGGCTAATGTGGTTTTGGTGTCGCTCACGATCGGCGCGCTGGCGGTCTTCTGCATCGCAGGCCAGCCAAACGCTCTTCGGAGTGGTGGAGAGCATCTGACGCCGTTGTTTCAGCCGGCGGAGGCCGACGTGGCGCCTTTCGCCGGGTTTCTCGAGGCCTGCGCGCTGATGTTCGTGGCGTTCACCGGCTACGGTCGGATCGCGACGCTTGGCGAAGAGGTCGTCGAACCGCGACGAAACATCCCGCGGGCGATTGTTACGACGCTCGTCGTCTCGGCGCTGCTTTACGCCGCGGTCGGCTTCGTAGCGATCGCGGCGGTTGGCGCCGAGGCGCTCGCTGCAGGGGTGAACGAGAAGCCGGCGCCGTTAGAGACCGCCGCCCGCGCCTTCGCCGGGCCTGCTGTTGCGAACGTCGTGGCGGTCGGCGCCGTCGCCGCGATGGGGGGCGTGCTGCTGAACTTGATCCTCGGCCTGTCGCGTGTCGTGCTGGCGATGGCGCGCCGCGGCGATCTGCCCCGCGTCCTGGCGAGAGTCAATGGCGAAGCCGCGTCGCCGACAGCGGCCGTGATGACGACTGGCGTCGTGATCGCAGGGCTGGCGGCGCTGGGCAGCGTCAAAGCGGCTTGGAGCTTCAGCGCGTTCACGGTGCTCGGTTACTATGCGTTAACGAATCTCGCCGCCCTCCGCTTGCGGCCCGATGAGCGGCTCTATCCTGTCTGGACGGCGTGGGCGGGGCTGGCGAGTTGTTTGTTCTTGGCGTTCTGGGTCGAGCCGCGTGTCTGGCTGGCGGGCGTCGGGCTGATTGCCTTGGGGCTCGTGGGACGCTGGATAGCGTCGCGGCGTCCCCCTCGATGA
- a CDS encoding alpha-amylase family glycosyl hydrolase: MTDQPKPLASPPGETPIQTPDWVKHAVFYQVFPDRFARSSRIKHLPGLKFKPWGSESIHDGFQGGDLLGVVDKLGYLEELGVNAIYLTPIFTSASTHRYHTYDYLEVDPLLGGDDALRELIDKAHERDMRIVLDGVFNHTGRGFWPFHHILENGGNSPYIDWFTVHDWPLQPYPTEKDIPPNYSCWWNLPALPKLNTNNPAVREYLYEVARHWIKFGIDGWRLDVPHEIDDDDFWRTFRQVVKSENPAAYICGEIWSEARRWLQGDQFDAVMNYLFTGPAISFFAAETYRNDYIHPHLPFEPIEADKFASLIDRMYGYYDWEINFAQMNMLDSHDMARAKWITQDDSALRLCVLFQMTMPGAPCIYYGDEVGMTGGPDPDCRQAFPWHDESLWDYDLLRFYRRAVALRRTHECLRVGELTTLHAEGPVYAFSRNLNGSQAVVAFNTSHERVPVNLKPRHLEGPFKQVWPLESHEGHELSGDELSCTIPPRDAVVLVRGE; this comes from the coding sequence GTGACCGATCAACCCAAGCCTCTCGCCTCGCCGCCCGGTGAAACGCCGATCCAGACGCCTGACTGGGTAAAGCACGCGGTCTTCTACCAGGTCTTTCCCGATCGCTTCGCGCGGAGCTCGCGCATCAAGCACCTGCCGGGGCTCAAGTTCAAGCCGTGGGGGAGCGAGTCGATCCACGACGGCTTTCAGGGGGGCGACCTGCTGGGCGTCGTCGATAAGCTCGGGTACTTAGAAGAGCTGGGCGTCAACGCGATCTACCTGACGCCGATCTTCACGTCGGCCTCGACGCACCGCTATCACACCTACGACTACCTGGAGGTCGATCCGCTGCTGGGCGGCGACGACGCGCTGCGTGAACTGATCGACAAGGCCCACGAGCGCGACATGCGCATCGTGCTCGACGGCGTCTTCAACCACACAGGGCGCGGGTTTTGGCCCTTCCACCACATCCTCGAGAACGGCGGCAACTCGCCCTACATCGACTGGTTCACGGTCCACGACTGGCCGCTCCAGCCCTATCCCACCGAGAAGGACATTCCGCCGAACTACTCCTGTTGGTGGAACTTGCCCGCGCTGCCGAAGCTCAACACCAATAACCCCGCCGTCCGTGAGTACCTTTATGAAGTCGCGCGGCACTGGATCAAGTTTGGCATCGACGGCTGGCGGCTCGACGTGCCGCACGAGATCGACGACGACGACTTCTGGCGCACCTTCCGCCAGGTCGTGAAGTCGGAGAACCCCGCCGCCTATATCTGCGGCGAAATCTGGAGCGAGGCGCGCCGCTGGCTCCAGGGGGATCAGTTCGACGCGGTGATGAACTATCTCTTCACCGGCCCGGCGATCAGTTTCTTCGCCGCCGAGACATACCGCAACGACTACATCCACCCGCACCTTCCCTTCGAGCCGATCGAAGCCGACAAGTTCGCGTCGCTGATCGACCGGATGTACGGCTACTACGACTGGGAGATCAACTTCGCCCAGATGAACATGCTCGACAGCCACGACATGGCGCGGGCGAAGTGGATCACGCAAGACGACTCTGCCCTCAGGCTGTGCGTCCTGTTCCAGATGACAATGCCCGGCGCGCCGTGCATTTACTACGGAGACGAGGTTGGCATGACCGGCGGCCCCGACCCCGATTGCCGGCAGGCGTTTCCGTGGCACGACGAGTCGCTATGGGATTACGACCTGCTGCGGTTCTATCGCCGCGCGGTGGCGTTACGCCGGACGCACGAATGTCTGCGTGTCGGCGAGTTGACGACGCTCCACGCCGAGGGACCGGTCTACGCGTTCAGCCGTAACCTCAATGGCAGTCAGGCGGTGGTCGCGTTCAACACGTCGCACGAGCGTGTCCCCGTGAACCTGAAGCCCCGGCACTTGGAGGGCCCGTTCAAGCAGGTGTGGCCGCTGGAGTCGCACGAAGGGCACGAGTTAAGCGGCGACGAGTTGAGCTGCACGATCCCGCCGCGCGACGCCGTGGTGCTGGTGAGAGGCGAATAA
- a CDS encoding hydrolase: protein MPNILPNTDNGLITADNSVLVFIDHQPQMLFGVASGIDRQLLVNNVLLLARGAKEFGVPTILTTVETESFSGPMWPQLLDVFPEQTPIERTGMNSWDSPEFREAIKATGRKNILLSGLWTEVCITWPTLQMLAEGYNIYVVDDAVGGTSPAAHEAALSRMTQAGAVRMTSVATVLEWQRDWVNRDHYDALMDLFREYGGAYGAGIEYAYTMVHGAPPARKVK from the coding sequence ATGCCAAACATTCTCCCCAACACCGACAACGGCCTGATCACCGCGGACAACTCGGTCCTGGTCTTCATCGATCACCAGCCGCAAATGCTGTTCGGCGTCGCCAGCGGCATCGATCGTCAGCTGCTGGTGAACAACGTGCTGCTACTGGCCCGCGGCGCGAAGGAGTTCGGCGTGCCTACGATTCTGACGACGGTCGAGACCGAGTCCTTCAGCGGGCCGATGTGGCCGCAACTGCTTGATGTCTTCCCAGAGCAGACGCCGATCGAGCGTACGGGGATGAACTCTTGGGACAGCCCCGAGTTCCGCGAAGCGATCAAGGCGACCGGCCGGAAGAACATCCTCCTCTCGGGCCTGTGGACCGAAGTCTGCATCACGTGGCCGACGCTGCAGATGCTGGCCGAAGGCTATAACATCTACGTCGTCGATGACGCCGTCGGCGGCACTTCCCCTGCGGCGCACGAGGCAGCGTTGTCGCGGATGACGCAGGCCGGCGCCGTACGGATGACGAGCGTTGCGACGGTGCTCGAGTGGCAGCGTGACTGGGTGAACCGCGACCATTACGACGCGCTGATGGACCTCTTCCGCGAATACGGCGGGGCCTACGGCGCCGGGATCGAGTACGCGTACACAATGGTGCACGGCGCCCCGCCGGCACGCAAAGTGAAGTGA
- a CDS encoding DoxX family protein, translated as MWLQPWLRTSAPASVLLIRLMVGFVFFSEGVQKFLYPASRGAGRFEKIGLPSPEALSYFVASFEVACGVLLMLGLLTRLASLPTIAIMLVAIVTTKLPVLADAGFWQMAHDARTDWSMLLGSIFLFIVGAGPLSMDAKLTAPDPPDARKEDA; from the coding sequence ATGTGGTTACAACCCTGGCTCCGCACCAGCGCGCCGGCGTCGGTCTTGCTGATCCGCTTGATGGTCGGCTTTGTGTTCTTTTCGGAGGGCGTGCAGAAGTTTCTCTATCCGGCCTCCCGAGGAGCGGGACGCTTTGAGAAGATCGGGCTCCCCTCGCCCGAGGCTCTGTCGTACTTCGTCGCGTCCTTTGAAGTCGCCTGCGGCGTGCTGTTGATGCTGGGGCTGCTGACGCGGCTGGCGTCGCTGCCGACGATCGCGATCATGCTGGTGGCGATCGTGACGACCAAACTGCCGGTGCTTGCCGACGCGGGCTTCTGGCAGATGGCCCACGACGCGCGGACCGACTGGTCGATGCTGCTGGGTTCGATCTTCCTCTTCATCGTCGGCGCGGGCCCTCTGTCGATGGACGCGAAACTGACGGCGCCCGACCCGCCGGACGCAAGGAAGGAGGACGCGTAG
- a CDS encoding SDR family oxidoreductase, translating to MKISLSNKSAWITGGGEGIGRAIALKFAECGARVALTARDKDELDSVADEIRQAGGEAISVVADVTKHDEVGAAVRQIVDRWGQLDMVVVNAGTNGTWAPIDELGYDEWSQTVAVNLTGAYSTIHHAVPHLKARGGSITIVSSINGTRVFSNTGATAYATTKAAQLAMGQMLALELAPAKIRVNILCPGAFDTHIHEKTERHHLDEIKARVEYPEGEVPLTHGDMGEPVQVANLAAFLASDAAAHITGTPVWIDGGQSLLVG from the coding sequence ATGAAGATCTCGCTCTCAAACAAGTCCGCCTGGATCACCGGCGGCGGTGAAGGCATCGGCCGGGCGATCGCGCTCAAGTTTGCCGAGTGCGGTGCGCGGGTGGCTTTGACGGCGCGTGACAAGGACGAACTCGACAGCGTGGCGGATGAGATACGCCAAGCTGGTGGTGAGGCGATCAGTGTGGTCGCCGATGTGACCAAGCATGACGAGGTCGGCGCTGCTGTGAGGCAGATCGTTGACCGGTGGGGACAACTCGATATGGTGGTCGTCAACGCCGGTACGAATGGGACGTGGGCGCCCATCGATGAGCTCGGCTATGACGAATGGTCGCAGACCGTTGCGGTGAATCTCACCGGCGCTTACTCGACCATCCATCACGCCGTGCCGCACCTCAAGGCCCGTGGGGGCTCAATTACCATCGTCTCGTCGATCAACGGCACGCGCGTCTTTAGCAACACGGGCGCCACGGCGTACGCGACGACCAAAGCGGCGCAGCTGGCGATGGGGCAGATGCTTGCCCTGGAGCTCGCGCCGGCGAAGATTCGTGTCAACATCCTCTGCCCCGGCGCGTTCGACACCCACATCCACGAGAAGACCGAGCGGCATCACCTCGACGAGATCAAGGCGCGCGTCGAGTATCCCGAGGGCGAGGTTCCACTAACGCACGGCGACATGGGCGAGCCCGTGCAGGTCGCCAACCTGGCCGCATTCCTCGCCAGCGACGCCGCCGCTCACATCACCGGCACGCCCGTCTGGATCGACGGCGGCCAATCACTTCTCGTGGGATAA
- a CDS encoding antibiotic biosynthesis monooxygenase, producing MPQVHIAITRKARPGQEAEFEAALREFARESLAHPGATGIHLIGPVSGVAGEYGIMRSFESAEACDAFYDSEMFADWQRRVAPLAEEGWARRELTGLEAFFRRGGSAPPRWKMAIVTWMGVFPTVLLWSALMAAPLSSVHRVVATGVTIALTVVTLTWGVMPILTKLLSRWLHKH from the coding sequence ATGCCCCAAGTCCACATCGCCATCACCCGCAAAGCACGCCCCGGTCAAGAGGCAGAGTTCGAAGCGGCGCTGCGGGAGTTCGCCCGTGAGTCGCTTGCCCATCCCGGCGCCACGGGCATCCATCTGATCGGTCCCGTGTCCGGGGTCGCCGGGGAGTACGGCATTATGCGCTCGTTCGAGAGCGCTGAAGCTTGCGACGCGTTTTACGACTCGGAGATGTTCGCCGACTGGCAGCGCCGCGTGGCGCCGCTAGCCGAAGAGGGCTGGGCGCGGCGTGAGTTGACGGGGCTCGAAGCCTTCTTCCGCCGTGGCGGCTCGGCGCCGCCGCGGTGGAAGATGGCGATCGTGACGTGGATGGGCGTCTTTCCGACGGTGCTCCTCTGGTCGGCCCTGATGGCGGCGCCGCTTTCGAGTGTGCATCGAGTCGTCGCGACAGGGGTCACGATCGCCCTAACGGTGGTAACGCTCACCTGGGGCGTGATGCCGATCCTGACCAAGCTGCTGAGCCGCTGGCTGCACAAGCACTGA
- a CDS encoding pirin family protein, giving the protein MIRLRPANERGHFDHGWLNTYHTFSFSGYQDPAHERFRSLRVMNEDYVAGGQGFGAHGHRDMEIVTYVLSGALAHKDSMGNGEVLRPGEFQRMTAGTGIRHSEFNDSPTEPVHLYQIWLLPDREGHEPSYEQKPFDAAGRRNRLQLVASPDGADGSLTIHQDARIYLADLEAERAVTTNVAAGRHAWLQVLRGAAELNGVRLETSDGAAVSDETQLTIEAVGPAEVMLFDLA; this is encoded by the coding sequence ATGATCCGTCTCCGCCCCGCCAACGAACGCGGCCACTTCGACCACGGCTGGCTCAACACCTACCACACGTTCTCGTTCAGCGGCTATCAAGACCCCGCCCACGAGCGATTCCGCTCGCTGCGGGTGATGAACGAAGACTATGTCGCCGGCGGCCAGGGCTTCGGCGCCCACGGGCACCGCGACATGGAGATCGTCACTTACGTTTTGTCGGGCGCGCTGGCGCACAAGGACTCGATGGGCAACGGCGAGGTGCTCCGCCCCGGCGAGTTCCAGCGTATGACGGCCGGCACGGGCATCCGCCACAGCGAGTTCAACGACTCGCCAACGGAGCCGGTCCACCTCTACCAGATTTGGTTGCTGCCCGACCGCGAGGGTCACGAGCCGAGCTACGAGCAGAAGCCTTTCGACGCGGCCGGTCGCCGCAACCGGTTGCAACTGGTCGCCTCGCCCGATGGCGCCGACGGTTCGCTGACGATCCACCAAGACGCCCGCATCTATTTGGCGGACCTCGAAGCCGAACGCGCGGTGACGACGAACGTCGCCGCGGGCCGTCATGCTTGGCTGCAAGTGCTGCGTGGCGCGGCCGAGCTAAACGGCGTCCGCTTAGAGACCAGCGACGGCGCCGCCGTTAGCGACGAGACGCAACTGACGATCGAAGCTGTCGGCCCCGCCGAAGTGATGCTGTTTGACCTTGCTTGA